A window of Lepidochelys kempii isolate rLepKem1 chromosome 1, rLepKem1.hap2, whole genome shotgun sequence contains these coding sequences:
- the LOC140905272 gene encoding olfactory receptor 52B2-like: MSHLNSTKFSHLTFILVGIPGLEDWHTWIAIPFSLMYTVALLGNCVLMFLTATERSLQESMYFFLSMLAVTDLLLSTSTVPKMLAIFWFRAKEIAFESCLTQIFFVHFGFVAESAVLLAMAFDRYVAICDPLRYTTILTNAKTGKIAVAIVIRSFCIIVPVVFLLEWLPFCGSNVLLHSYCEHIGVARLACADITVNIWYGFAVPIVTVILDVVLIGISYALILRAVFRLPTKDARLKALSTCGSHVCIIILFYTPALFTVLTHRFGRHIPRHIPILLADLYVLIPPMLNPIVYGMKTKQIRVQAGSMFSQKWKWCRVPQMGC, translated from the coding sequence ATGTCTCATCTCAACAGCACAAAATTCAGTCATCTCACATTCATTCTCGTCGGCATCCCGGGCTTGGAGGACTGGCACACCTGGATCGCCATCCCTTTCTCTTTGATGTATACTGTTGCTCTCTTAGGGAACTGTGTTCTAATGTTCCTTACTGCAACAGAGCGCAGCCTCCAGGAATCCATGTACTTTTTCCTCTCCATGTTGGCGGTCACCGATTTATTATTATCTACTTCTACAGTGCCGAAAATGCTGGCCATCTTCTGGTTTAGGGCCAAGGAAATTGCTTTCGAGTCCTGCCTCACCCAGATTTTCTTTGTTCACTTTGGGTTTGTTGCCGAGTCAGCTGTCCTGCTGGCCATGGCGTTTGATCGGTACGTAGCCATCTGCGACCCCCTGAGATACACAACTATCCTCACCAATGCGAAGACTGGGAAAATCGCTGTGGCCATAGTCATCAGAAGCTTTTGTATAATTGTCCCCGTGGTTTTTCTGCTTGAATGGCTGCCCTTCTGCGGAAGCAATGTCCTACTGCACTCATACTGTGAGCACATAGGGGTGGCCAGACTGGCCTGTGCAGACATAACCGTCAATATCTGGTATGGCTTTGCAGTGCCGATTGTAACCGTTATACTAGATGTTGTGCTTATTGGCATCTCTTATGCGCTGATCCTCAGGGCTGTCTTCAGGCTCCCCACCAAAGATGCCCGGCTCAAGGCTTTAAGCACCTGTGGCTCCCACGTCTGTATCATCATCTTGTTTTACACCCCAGCACTTTTCACAGTCCTAACCCACCGCTTTGGCCGTCATATCCCCCGTCACATTCCCATCCTGCTGGCCGATCTCTATGTGCTCATCCCCCCCATGCTAAACCCCATTGTTTACGGGATGAAAACCAAGCAGATCCGGGTACAAGCGGGCTCCATGTTCTCACAGAAGTGGAAATGGTGCCGAGTACCCCAGATGGGCTGCTAA